In Bradyrhizobium guangdongense, the sequence CGAAGATGTTTTCCTCAAGCTTGTCCGGTGGTACGCGCGCCGCCATCAACGTGCCGATGCGCAGATGCGTTTCCGCCCGCGATTCCTGAGGAATAAGGGAGTAGGCGGCTTCCTGCACGCGATCGTGGAGGAACGTGTACGAGTCCTCTGATCGGGAAATGAGTCCAGCTCGGACTGCTTCCCAGAGTTGTCCATGCATCCCCTCGCCTAAGTCGTGAGCGATCATGCCGAGCATGCAAAATTCGGCGCTGTTCCCGAGGCAAGCGAGCTGCTGTAATCCTTTCTGCGTCTCGGCCGGCAGGCGATTCAATTTCCCCACCATGAGGTCCACGACATTGTCGGTGTAACCCTTGGCAAGGATGCGATTGAGGTCCCAATCCCACCGTCCTTTAACGTGATCGAAGATGAGTAATCCCTCTTCGAAGAGAGCAGATAGGAATTGAACGACGAAAAACGGATTTCCGGTCGTCTTATCCTCAACCAATTCCGCCAATAAGCCAGCACGTTGCGGTTCGCAGTGAAGCGAATCTGTAATCAATCGTTCGAGGTCGTAACGCGTCAGTGGCGCGAGTACGATGTTCTGCAGGATCGCGCCGGCCTGGTGCAATGCGTGCAGCTTTCGCATCAGCGGATGTGTTGGCGCCACCTCATTGTCACGATATGCGCCAATCAGGAGCAGATCTTTGACGTCCGGATGCGTCAGCAAGTGCTCCACGAGATCCAGGGTGGATGCGTCCAGCCATTGCAGATCATCAAGGAACAGGGCAAGGGGATGCTCCCGTGTGAACGCGCTGAGGAATCGGCGGAATACCAGCTGGAAGCGCTGCTGCGCGTCCCGCGGCGGAAGTTCCGGGACCGGCGGCTGCTCCCCGATGATGAGCTTCAACTCCGGAACGAGTTCCACCATGAGCTGGCCATTTGGACCAAGCGCCTCGCGTATTGTATTGCGCCAGCGACTTAGCTCTTCCTCATCCTTCGCGAGGATTGGACGGATGAGGCTCTGGAAGGCTTGCGCCAGCGTCGCGTAGGGAATGTCGCGCTTGTATTGGTCGAATTTACCGGATGCAAAAAACCCGCGCGGCGGGACGAGCGGCTTATGGAGTTCATTGACGACGGAGGATTTGCCGATGCCCGAGTATCCGGAAACGAGAACGAACTCTGGTCGGCCTCCCCCTACGACACGATCAAAAGACGCTAGCAACGTCGCGATCTCGACTTCGCGCCCGTAGAGCACCTCTGGGATGAGTAATCGGTCCGAGGCGTCATGTTCGCCCAGCGGAAATGGATCAATACGGCCGTGCGTCCGCCATTCTTCCAGGCAGCGTCGTAGGTCACGTTCGATGCCAGGAGCGGTCTGGTAGCGGTCTTCGGCAGTCTTTGCCAGGAGCTTCATCACAATCGAGGAGATGACGTCGGGAATTCCCTTTGTCCGTTCGCCAGGCCGGTGAGCCTGCCTCGCAATATGGCAGTGGACCCATTCCATCGGATCAGAGGCCGTAAAGGGAAGGCTGCCGGTAAGCATTTCGTAGAGTGTCACGCCGAGCGAATAGAGATCGCTGCGTGAATCGATCGAACGATTCATTCGCCCGGTCTGTTCGGGCGCCATGTAGGCCAATGTGCCGGCAATGACCTCGGGAGGATCGGGCGCCTGTCTTTCCCGCGTCAGGCGTGAGGCGATTCCGAAGCCTGTAAGCCGCACCTCGCCGTTCGACGTGTTCACCAGAATGTTAGTTGGCTTGATGTCCTTATGGATGAGGCCGCACTGGTGCACTTTGGCAATGGCCGCGGCAACGCCTAGGGCGATGCGCAGGAAGCGTCCTATCTCCATCGGCGCGCCCGTCTGCGCGCTCAGCAACTCGCCGCCGGGGTCCTCGAGCACCAGAATGCTCTGACCGCGCTCTCGCAAGAGCTCGAGGGGCCGTACTGCCCACGCGCCGTCGAGCACATCCTTGAAAGAGTATTCGCGGGTGAGTCGCTCGACAGTGTTTGGCGCCGGCTGCTCCGAGTCTGAGAGTACGAGCAGTACATCCTTTCGCGCATCCCCTAAGCGCCCACGCCACGCTCGGCCGAGGATGAGCCCACCATCCTCCGACAAGACCTCAAAACCGCCAATTCCGCTCGCGCTAAACCGAGAAGACAGCTCCACGCCCAAGCCTCGCCTATGAGACAATCACCCTGGATCCGCTCGGCAGCGACAAAGTTAGCATTTTGGGTGCATCCGCGCACGCCCTTTTTCTCTTTGCAGATCTTCGGCCAACCAAGTCTGGTAGGGAGCTTCCATCAGCGCCCTATCATTGGCGATCATGATAGAAGCTTTAGGCCACGCGAACCGGTGGCGTGGGTCCACTTTCCATTTTAGGTTGCTTGCAGCAATGATGGGCTGCGCTTTTTTCTGAGTAAAGTGACGTAGCTCCAATAGCCTTGGACCTAATCCTGCCGAAGCCGGCTTTCGTTCAGAGAGCCGATTGTGCAGCCGTCAGTCCAGTAGGAAATGCCGGATCTCATCGCCGATCATGTCACCTTCTGTTTCAAGCGCGAAGTGGCCTGTATCGAGAAGAACGATGCGGGTGGCGGGGATATCGCGCCGGAACGCTTCTGCACCCTCTGGACCGAAAAATGGATCGCGTTTTCCCCAAATAGCGAGCAGTCTGGGCTGCTGCCGGCGAAAGAAGTCCTGATAGAGCGGATAGCGCGCAATGTTGCGGTTGTAGTCCAGCTTGAGATCGATCTGCAGCTCTGCATTGCCTGGTCGGGCCAAGATCGCCGCATCGAGCGTGTAGGACTCTGGCTCGATGTTCGATGGATCGGCCACGCCATGGAAATAAGCCGCTCTCACCCCATCGAGGCTCATCCGCGCGCGGATCGGCTCGCGCTTGTCAGGGCTCGGGCTCGCCCAATAAGAGCGTAGGGGATTCCACGCCTCAGGCCTCAGGCCTTCGATATAGGCATTGCCGTTTTGGCTGATGATTCCGGCCACACGGTCGGGATATGTCAGTGCCAAATCCCAGCCGACCGGCGCGCCGTAATCGAAGACGTAGAGCACGTAGCGCTTGAGTTCCAGGGCATCGACGAACGCGGCAATGGTGCGGGACAGCGAGTCGAATTTGTAGGCGTAATTTCGCTCGGCCGGGATTTGCGTGAAGCCGAACGATGGCAGGTCCGGCGCGATCAGCCGGAACCGGTCTGCCAGTTGTGGCATCAGGTGACGAAAATAGAAGGAGGAATTCGCAAAGCCGTGTAGCAGCAGCAAGGTGGGTGCGTCGGCGGGACCGGCTTCACGGTAGAACACTTCGACGCCGTCGGCGCGGACCCATTTGTGCCGTATTCCGGTCGTGGCCTGTGGAACCAATGCTTGCGCCGGCGAGGACGTACCTAGGCCAACGGCCGTCACGCTGCCTGCCAGCACGGCGCCTCGCGTAGCGCCGGCTGAACCTCGATTTCCCGCGATCGTTGGCGGCTCGGATGAACATGAAAAGTGAATCATGGGGTCTCCAATCCCTAGTCGGCGATCGACGGATCAACTGCGATTGCGCGCCACTCAACGATGCTTGCTGGCCAGCGCGCGCAGAACCAGCTCCGTGATCTCGGGCGTGAAGCGGTTCTCGCCGGGTTCGAGATGCCCCGTCAGTCGGGCCGTGACCTCCTGCAGTACCCAGCCATTGCCGTCGGGATCGCTGAATGAAGCGAATGAGGCGTAGCTCTTGCGCTGCGGATTGGGGCCGGGGACGATGCGCTTGCCGTCGGCGTGGTGGAAGATCCCGCCGGTGTCGTGGAAGGGCTCGCTGATCGCGATGCCGCGGCGGATCAGGTCGGCGCGCGCCGCCTCGATGTCGGAGACGATCAGGTGCAGTCCCTGCACCGATCCCGGCAAGGCCGACGTCACGTTCCTGCCGAAGATCACCGAACACCCGGATCCTGGCGGCGTGAACTGGATCACCCGGTAGTCGTCGCCGTCGATGAAGTCTATGTCGAGCCTCCAGCCGAGATCGCTGTAGAAACGCTTGGCGCGATCGACGTCGGAAACGGGGATCACGACAACCTCGAGCCTCATGTCGATCGTGCTCGCGCGAAACGCCTTCGCAGCAGACTCAATTTGCAATTCAGTCATGCTCATGTTCGCCTCCTTGGAGATGTCGTGTCACGATGCCGCCGCAAGCGCGGGCGTTGCGGTATCCCGAAGGGCCGCCTCGAGAATGGCGACGTCCTGTGCGACGGTGCCACCACTGACGCCGACACCAGCGACCAATTGCCCTTCGCTCGTGACCGGCGCGCCGCCTGCCATGGAGCAAAACCGTCCGCCGGAGAGACCCATCAGAGGAAAGAGGTCCTGCCCCGGCTGTACTAGCGGTGCGATGTCGGCCGTGCGAAGCCCGACCAGTGCGGCAGTGTAGGCTTTGCGTTCCGCGACCTCGATCGAGAAGGCAGGCGCCCCGTTCATGCGGTGCTTGAGAACGATGTTGCCGTGAATGTCGATCACGCAAACTGCGACCGGCACCTTGGAGCGGGCCGACTGTGCTTCGACTCGGTCCGCGATATCCTTCGCAAGAGCAAGCAAGTCCATGACTAAGTCCTCATTGTACGATGTTGCGTTTCGGGGAAATGCGCGCGAGCGCCGTTCAGGCGCCCTGACCGAGCCGCTCCAGACAGGATCCAAGGCGGTCTTCGGCTTCGCCGGGCTGATGAAAGCCCAGCTCGAAAAACGTCTTCAGCCTGCCCTGCGCGGACGGCCGCGGGATCGAAGCCATGCAGGCTTCCCAGCCGGCGGCGATCTCGACATCGGGCGGGAGGCTTGCGGCATTCACCAGCCGCTTGGTGTTCGCGATCGCCCATTTGTCGAACGAGGCGATGCGCGTCGCCAGCGCGTCGACGAAGCTGTCTAGCTCGCTGTCCGGCAGCGACCGATTCACATAGCCATAGGCCTCGGCGAGGTCGCCGTTAATGTCGTTCGAGCTCAGCAGCACTTCTAGCGCACGTTGCCGGCCCATCACGCCCGGCATCCGCGCCATCGGGCCTCCGCCCGCAACCAGGCCGACGCCCACTTCCCATTGCGACAGCACCGCCTTCTCGCGGCTGGCAAAGGTCATGTCGCAGGCCAGCGCCAGCTCGCTGCCGTTCCCCGTCGCGCGGCCGCGGATCAGGGCGATCGACACCACGGGTACCCGCGTCAAGCGGACGAGGACATCGGGCCATGCCTCCAGGCCGGTCGGCCCCTGCGGCATGCCCGTCAGCTCCTTGAAGTCGGCATGGAAATCGCTGTGATTGAGAAAGAAGCCCTCGACCGCGCTTTCGAACACCACGACCTTGAGGTCCTCGTCGGTCTCGATCGCCGAGACGATGTCGCGGAACTCGCGAACCATTGGCGGACCCATGACGTTGAGCGGTGGGTTGTCAAGCGCGATCCGCCAGCAGGCGCGCGAGGCGCGAGTGACTCGGATCTGCGTCTTCGTCGTCGTCACGTTCGTCAATGCCGGCGCGTTCATTGTGGGGCCTCCATGCGCTTGCTGTTTCGGTGAGGGAGGCACCCGCGGGAGGCGCCTCTCCGATCCATCCTCGATCTACGAAGCGCGCGCCGTGGTGGACTTCTGCTTCAACGCCGCCATCAGGGTTTTCGCAGCCGGGCCCGAGGAGTGCGGATTCTGGCCGGTGATCAGTTGGCCATCGTTGACGACGTGCACGCCCCAGTTCACGACCTTCGAGAATACGGCGCCGAGCTTCATCATCTCGTCTTCGACCAGGAACGGCACCACGTGGGTGAGGCCGACCTCCTCCTCTTCGCCGTTGGTGAAGCCGGTGACTTCCTTGCCCTGCACCAGCAGCTTGCCGTGCGGCGTCTTGACGTGGCGCAGCGCGCCCGTGGAGTGACAGACGACGGCAATGGTCTTGCCCGCCGCGATGAAGGACTCGATCAGCTTGATAGAATCCTTGTCTTCTGCGAGATCCCACATCGGGCCGTGGCCACCCGGATAGAACAGGGTGTCGAAGTCTTCCTGCCGGACGCTGTCGAGACGCAACGTCTTGTCGAGCTGCGCCTCCGCGGCCTTGTCCTTCTCGAAGCGCACCGTCAGGTCGGTGCGGAATTCAGGCTCATTGCTCTTCGGGTCGAGCGGCGGCCGTCCGCCCTTCGGCGATGCGAGCGTGATCTCGACGCCGGCGTCCTTGAAGACGTAATAGGGAGCGGCGAGTTCTTCGAGCCAAAAGCCCGTCTTGCGGCCAGTGTTGCCGAGCTGATCGTGGGACGTGATAACCATCAGCACCTTCATGATTGTCTCCTTTTGTGGTCACTGAATGAAGCGCCACCTGGCACCACGAGAGAGATGCTTCGGCGCGATCTCGTCGCCTTCCGATTCGCCGTCGAGTTGACCGAGAGAATTGCGAGGGCGACTGACGTGTTCTTACCGGCTGAGGCTGCGGCATTCACTCATACATTGAGCGCCGATCACTCATACGTTGATATGAGCGACGTCTTGCCAATGTTGGATGTCGCCGAGAAATCGCGGATTGCGATCGCTTCGCGATGATCTTCCGATATCGCGCTAACGTCACAAATCGACGACAATGTCGCCGCGCGGTCGCGAGCAGCAGATGAGAAGATTGCCGTCGGCCGGCATGTCGAGCGGCTCCGGGCCGTAGACGATGTCTCCGGACACCAGTCCGCTTTCGCAACTGTGACAGACGCCTGCCCGGCAGGCCCACCGCACCGGGACGTCGCAAGCTTCCGCCAGTTCCAGGATGCTTTGATAAGACGACCTCCAATGTGCCGCGATTCCGCTGCGCGAGAAGGACACCAGCGGGCCTGTCTTGCTGTCGTCCGCGGGACCATGCGCGGCTCGCTTCGCCGCACCGACGACTCCCGGGGTCATCGCTTCGGCGCCATCGAAGATCTCAGCGAAAATACGTTTCGGTGCGACCCCGATGGCGGCAAGAGACTCCTTCATGTCCGACATGAAGCGGGCGGGACCGCAGAGATAGACGTCCGCATCACTTTGGACGCCGGCTGCCTCCAGCGCCGACCGCGATAAGTGTCCGATCTCGTCAAAATCCATGCCCAGCCTGTCGCGTGCGTCCGGCTTGCTGTAGCAGATATGGCTGCGGCCCTGGATCAGCGCCGGCATAAGACCTCGGACTTCAGCGGCAAATGGATGATGCATCCCGTCGCGTGCCGCGTGCAGCCACAAGACTGGTCGCGCCGAGTGCACAGCTGCCAGCGCATGCAACATCGCCAGAACGGGCGTCGCCCCGATGCCTGCGCTGAGCAACACCACGGGGCCGTCGCTAGGCTGCAGGATGAAGCTGCCACGCGGGGAGCTGACGTCGAGCACATCGCCCACCCGGATATGCTGCTGCAGCCATGTTCCAGCCGCTCCATTAGGTTCGATCTTAACACTGATGCGGTAACGATCCGGCGAGGGAGGGCCGGACAGCGAGTAGCTGCGAAAGAGGAATGAGCCGCCGTCGGCAGGCCGAAGACGCAAGACCACATATTGACCAGGCAGATACGGAGGTAGTGGCCGGCCGTCGGCATGCTGCATCGACAGCGAAAGAACGTCGGCCGATTTCTGCTCGATCGCTACCACTGGTAGCGGCTGAAATCCAGGGGAGGCGGGATGCGCGGCTGAAGCTGGCGCGAGTCCGGCATTGCCGCTGCCCGAAGCAGTCGCTTGACTCTCCAAGAGCGCTTCGAGCGATGAACGCCACCCGCCTGAAAGAGCCTCGATCCGCAATGCTCGCTCCAGGCTAGCGCGCGCATGATGGGACGAATAAAGCAGCGCATTGATCTCGGCGATCGTCATCCGCTCGTTCGCTTCGCCCACTTTCACGATTTCGTCGCCGGCGCCCACGTCACCTTCCTGCAAGACACGGAAGTAGAAGCCGGGGCGTCCGCTGGATGTCAGCAAGGCCGGCATTAGCGGCTCGTTCATCCGGATGCCGACGCGATAGCAGGTGACGCGGGGCTGCGTGACCTCGAACAGCGCGCTGCCAATCTGGTAGCGGTCGCCGATACACACAGCATCGTCTGCCAGTCCTTCAATGGTGAAATTTTCGCCGAACTGGCCGTGGATGAAGTCGGTCCTGTTCAGTTGTTCCTGCCAGTAGCGATAGGATTCGATCTGGTAGACGAAGACAGCGCGATGTTCACCACCATGACCATCCAGATCGCCTTGACCGTCTCCGTCGAGATTGAGTCGTCTGGCCCGGCATCGGCCTTGCACCGGGTTCTTCCAGATTCCGGTATGAACGGTGCGTCCCTTCCACGCGACGTCGCGCGGAAGTCCGACATTCACTGACAGTAACCGGCCCATGGCGTTCTCCGCGGTCGCCGCTCTCACCTGCGCATTCATATCGAACAGCAAGAGGAGGCCAACTCATACCTTGATATGAGCGAGACCTTCCCAACGTTGGATGGTTCGCAACCCGGCAGGTGGACAATATCCGTTCAATGCTGATTGCCGCGTAACGCAGTAGTTACCACGCGGGCGAGCAAAGGGAAGGGTGTCAATCATGGTCTTGCAACAAACCCTTCAGAATATCGCACGCCGGCGCTTTCTGGAAATGACCGCCGGAGCAGTGACGGCGGTGCAGCTCATGCCCGACCGCGCGGCGAATGCGACGCTCGTTGTCGACAGGCCGATTGAACTCGCGGAAGCCGACACTCGCGGTCCGTCTTCGGCCTTTTCATCGCTGAAGCAGATCGATGCCGGTGTGCTCAATGTCGGATACGTGGAAGCCGGCCCTGCTGACGGCCCGGTCGCCATCCTTCTACATGGCTGGCCCTATGACATTCACAGCTTCGGTGAGGTGACCCCGCATCTCGCGTCGGCAGGCTTTCGCGTCATCGTCCCCTATGCGCGCGGATACGGTTCCACGACCTTCCGGGCGAGCGAAACGTTCAGGACTGGGCAGCCGTCCGCGCTCGCGGTCGACACGATCGCCCTGATGGACGTGCTCAACATCAAGCAGGCGATCCTGGCCGGTTTCGATTGGGGCGCGCGCACCGCCGATATCGTGGCCGCACTTTGGCCGGATCGCGTCAAGGGCATCGTCTCAGTCAGCGGCTATCTGATCGGCAGCCAGGCCGCCGGCAAGGTGCCGTTGCCGCCGAAGGCCGAGCTGCAGTGGTGGTATCAGTACTACTTTGCGACGGATCGCGGCCGCGAGGGATACGAGAAGTATCGGCGCGATTTTGCCGAGCTGATCTGGAGGCTCGCCTCGCCGAGGTGGCAGTTCAGTGACGCGACGTTTGCACGGAGTGCCGCGTCTTTCGACAATCCGGATCACGTCGATATCGTCATTCACAATTATCGCTGGCGTCTCGGACTTGCGAAGGGCGATCCGGCCCTCGACGAGCTGGAGGTGAAGCTGGCCGCGGCGCCGCAGGTTGGCGTACCGGCCATCACGCTCGAAGGCGATGAGAACGGCGCGCCGCATCCTGACCCGTCGGCCTACGCCAAGAAATTCTCCGGCAAGTATATACACCGCCTCGTCAAGGGCGGCATCGGCCACAATCTGCCGCAAGAAGCTCCCGCAGCCTTTGCGCAGGCCGTCATCGACATCAGCAAGAGCTGACACAACCGCATCTGCATCAGGAGCAAACGCCATGACGAATTTCATCGATCTGCAGGGACAAATAATGACGACCGCCCTCGAAACCCGCCAGGACCGTCGTCGGTTTCTGAAAAACGCGGCGATGGGGATTGCATTCGCTGGCGCGGCCAGCTTGTTCTCGGCGCATCCGGCGTCTGCCGCCAAGGGCGAGGACATCCGCCCGTTCCATGTCAGCATTCCCAAGGATGCGCTTGACGATCTACACCGTCGCTTGACCGCGACCCGCTGGCCCGATCGTGAGACTGTTGCCGACGCGTCCCAGGGCGTGCGGCTGAGGACGATCCAGCAACTCGTGCAGTATTGGCGGACCGACTACGACTGGCGCAAGATTGAGGCGCGGCTCAACGCGTTACCCCAGTTTGTGACCGAAATTGACGGAATCGACATCCACTTCATCCACGTGCGCTCGAAGCACGAGAATGCGCTACCGCTCATCGTCACGCATGGCTGGCCGGGATCGATTATCGAGCAGCTCAAGATCGTCGATCCCCTGACCAATCCGACGGCGAACGGAGCCGGCGCTTCGGATGCCTTCCATCTCGTGATCCCGTCGATGCCGGGTTACGGTTTCTCGGGCCGGCCGACGGCGACGGGGTGGAATCCCCAACGCATAGCGCGAGCCTGGACCGTGCTGATGAAGCGTCTCGGTTACACCCGCTACGTCGCGCAGGGCGGCGACTGGGGCAATGCCGTCACCGAGCAGATGGCGCTGCTTGTGCCGCCGGAACTGCTCGGCATTCACACCAACATGCCGGCCACGGTTCCGGACGACATCGCCAAGGCATTGCAGCCCGGCGGCACCATGCCTTCCGATCTGTCGGCCGACGAAAAACACGCCTATGAGCAGCTTGACGACTTCTACAAGCACGGCCTGGGTTACGCCATCGAAATGGCGAACCGTCCGCAGACGCTGCAGGGGATCGTCGATTCGCCGTCCGGCCTGGCGGCCTTCATTCTGGATCACGACATCCGCAGTTATGAACTCATTGCTCGCGTCTTCGACGGCAAAGAGGAAGGGCTGACGCGCGATGACATCCTCGACAACATCACGCTCTACTGGCTCACGAACACAGCGATCTCGTCGGCACGACTGTACTGGGAAAACAAGCTGAACTTCTTCGAGCCGAAGCACATCGCGATCCCGGTCGCCGTCAGCGTCTTTCCGGACGAGATCTATGCGGCGCCGCGGACCTGGACGGAACGCGCCTATCCGAAGCTGATCCACTTCAACAGGCTCGACAAGGGCGGTCACTTTGCCGCCTGGGAGCAGCCAAAATTGTTCAGCATGGAAATGCGCTCGGCTTTCCGCTCGCTGCGTCAATCGATCTGAGGCAACGGATCCTCAAGGGACCTAAGGAGCAGTCATGAATCGCCCTGAAAGAGCTTTTCCGCGCCAGGAAATCCGCCTCGAGCGCCGCCTGCCGACATATTGGCGGGTCACCTTCGATCTCCCGCCGGTCAACATCTTTGGGCCGAGAGAGACGCTGCGCCTCGGCGAGATCATCACGGCGATCGAGCAGGATGAGCAGGTTAAGGTCGTGGTGTTCGACAGCGCCGTCGATGGCTTCTTCATCACGCATTATGACTTCCTCGCGCCGCTCGAGGAATCGGCGAACATTCCGCCGGGGCCCACCGGCTTGCAGGCCCTGCCGGATATGCTGGTACGTCTCAGCAAGGCGCCGGTAGTATCGATCGCCTCGATCCGCGGTCGCGCAACCGGGGTCGGCAGCGAACTGGCGCTCGCGAGCGACATGCGGTTCGCAAGTCGCGAGAAGGCGATCCTGTCCCAATGGGAAGTCGGCGCGGGCCTGGTGCCCGGCGGCGGCCCGATGGCGCGATTGCCGCGACTGATGGGCCGCGGCCGCGCGCTGGAGGTTCTGCTGAGTGCTGACGACATCAACGGCGATCTCGCCGAGCGTTACGGCTACGTCAATCGCTCCATTCCGGACGCCGAATTGGACGGCTTCGTCGATGCGCTCGCAATGCGGATCGCTTCATTTGACAAGCAGGCGATCGCGGATACGAAGCAACTGGTCGATGTTGCGAGCCTACCGCGGGATTCGGAGATCAAGCCCGAGTGGGACGCCTTCATCGCGGCGCTTGGACGGCCCGCCAGCCAGAAGCGGATCAAGGCGCTGATGGACCGTGGCTTCCACCGCGCCGGAGACGTCGAGAATCGGCTTGGCTTTTACGTCGGGCAACTCGGCAGCTGAAGGGGGTTGCGGCTGGTCAGGAAAGAACATCTACGTCATGTTCAACTTGATTTGAGATATGACGATCATCATTCAATGGTAAGAGCGACCATTCCGCGTGCCACACGTCACGTGGTTCGATAGTAAGGAAGGAGAGGCATATGGCCTTTGCCATCACGATTAACGGAACAACGCACAGCGTCGATGTCGACGGCGACACTCCCCTGCTTTGGGTTCTGCGAGACGTGCTCGGGATGACCGGTACGAAATTCGGCTGCGGCATGGCACTATGCGGGGCGTGCACGGTCCATGTCGACGGCGCTGCTACGCGCTCCTGTATCACGACGATCGACAGCGTTGGTGCCGCCAAGGTCATGACGATCGAGGCGATCGGCGCGACTCCGGCAGGCGAGAAGATCCAGAAAGCCTGGCTCGATCACGAGGTGGCGCAGTGCGGGTACTGCCAGTCCGGCCAGATCATGTCGGCCTCCGCGCTGCTCGCCGACAATCCGCGCCCGACAGATAAAGATATCGACGACGCCATGAGCGGCAACATCTGCCGGTGCGGCACCTACGTTCGCATCCGCGAGGCAATCAAGGTCGCGGCGCAGGCGCACGGAAAGGCGGGCCAGCCATGAATCTTGACCGTATAGCGTCACACACTTCCGAGACCAATGTCTCCCGCCGCAACTTTCTCATCAGCGGTGCTCTTGTCGGTGGCGGATTCGTGCTGAGCCTCAGTTTGCCATTCGGCAGCGGCGAAGCTGCAGCTGCGGACGCATTTGCACCGAACGCTTTCATCCGGGTCGGGAGCGACGGCCAGATCGTGCTGACCATGCCCTATGTCGAGATGGGGCAGGGCACGTACACCTCGATTCCGATGTTGATTGCGGAAGAGCTTGAGGTCGGGTTGGACCAGATTCGTCTTGAGCATGCTCCGCCCAACGAGAAGCTTTACGCCAACCCGATGCTGGGCGTGCAGGCGACCGGCAACTCCAATGCACTGCGCGGCGGCTGGAAACCGCTGCGCGAAGCGGGCGCAACCGCAAAGGCGATGATGGTCGCAGCCGCTGCCAAGCGCTGGGGAGTCGACGCCAAATCCTGCCGTGCGCAGGACGGTGAGGTGATCCACGAGGCGAGCCAAAAGCGACTGAAATATGGGGAACTGGCCGCCGACGCTGCGCAAATTCCGATTCCGAACAAGGTCGAGCTGAAGCGGCCGGAGGACTTCAGGCTGATCGGTATGCCGGCGAAGCGGCTCGATGCGGCCGGCAAGGTGAATGGCGCGGCCACCTATGGCATCGATGTCCGGCCCCCCGGCGTGAAGATCGCAACGCTCACGCAATCGCCCGTCTTCGGTGGGCGGATCAAGAACGTGGATGATAGCGCGGCGAAGGCGGTCAAGGGTGTGCGCCAGATCGTTCGTCTCGATGATGCCGTGGCTGTCGTGGCCGATCATATGGGCGCTGCGAAAAAGGGGCTAGAGGCCCTCAAGATCGAATGGGATGGCGGGCCGAATGCCGGGCTATCGACTCGGGATATCGCTCGCGAACTGGAGCAGGCGACGTTCAAGCCGGGCGCTGTCGCGCAGAACATCGGTGATG encodes:
- a CDS encoding enoyl-CoA hydratase/isomerase family protein; its protein translation is MNRPERAFPRQEIRLERRLPTYWRVTFDLPPVNIFGPRETLRLGEIITAIEQDEQVKVVVFDSAVDGFFITHYDFLAPLEESANIPPGPTGLQALPDMLVRLSKAPVVSIASIRGRATGVGSELALASDMRFASREKAILSQWEVGAGLVPGGGPMARLPRLMGRGRALEVLLSADDINGDLAERYGYVNRSIPDAELDGFVDALAMRIASFDKQAIADTKQLVDVASLPRDSEIKPEWDAFIAALGRPASQKRIKALMDRGFHRAGDVENRLGFYVGQLGS
- a CDS encoding (2Fe-2S)-binding protein — encoded protein: MAFAITINGTTHSVDVDGDTPLLWVLRDVLGMTGTKFGCGMALCGACTVHVDGAATRSCITTIDSVGAAKVMTIEAIGATPAGEKIQKAWLDHEVAQCGYCQSGQIMSASALLADNPRPTDKDIDDAMSGNICRCGTYVRIREAIKVAAQAHGKAGQP
- a CDS encoding epoxide hydrolase family protein, which produces MTTALETRQDRRRFLKNAAMGIAFAGAASLFSAHPASAAKGEDIRPFHVSIPKDALDDLHRRLTATRWPDRETVADASQGVRLRTIQQLVQYWRTDYDWRKIEARLNALPQFVTEIDGIDIHFIHVRSKHENALPLIVTHGWPGSIIEQLKIVDPLTNPTANGAGASDAFHLVIPSMPGYGFSGRPTATGWNPQRIARAWTVLMKRLGYTRYVAQGGDWGNAVTEQMALLVPPELLGIHTNMPATVPDDIAKALQPGGTMPSDLSADEKHAYEQLDDFYKHGLGYAIEMANRPQTLQGIVDSPSGLAAFILDHDIRSYELIARVFDGKEEGLTRDDILDNITLYWLTNTAISSARLYWENKLNFFEPKHIAIPVAVSVFPDEIYAAPRTWTERAYPKLIHFNRLDKGGHFAAWEQPKLFSMEMRSAFRSLRQSI